The Mucilaginibacter mallensis genome has a segment encoding these proteins:
- a CDS encoding tetratricopeptide repeat protein produces the protein MEEEFEFGFTEDPKFSVERYEEMIRNHDQYFFDAQAFENIIDYYIEKNDPAKALQVSEYARNQHPFAAVFLIKQAQLLVVTNRAAEAFAALDKAAMLEASDADIYIIRGNLYESMERYDEALENYEKALGLAEETDEILLHIAYVHQNMGDYNTAIDYLKLCLKQNMENQDALYELAFCYDVMDNQQESVQFYQQYIDNEPYSYAAWYNLGNAYTKLSLFEKAIDAYDYAILIKDNFASAYFNKGNALVNLEKYAEAIEVYRHTFEYEQPNADTYCAIGECYEKLEQMDDARAFYKKSVKMDSKLADAWFGIGVTLDFEERYFEALHFYKKALDLDIANADYWFAIADAEYKLGHITEAEQAYEKVVELNPIDVDAWLDYSSILYEQTRLVDAIEVMSQAIKNNPEAAELYYRMVAYLFAKGDYNEALNNLELALSSDPDKHYILFDYLPQLQKNKVIVDIINRYTK, from the coding sequence ATGGAAGAAGAATTTGAATTTGGTTTTACCGAAGACCCAAAGTTCTCGGTAGAACGGTACGAGGAAATGATCCGCAATCACGACCAGTACTTTTTTGATGCCCAGGCGTTTGAGAACATTATCGACTACTACATCGAAAAGAATGATCCGGCCAAAGCCTTACAGGTATCTGAGTATGCGCGCAATCAGCACCCATTTGCCGCCGTATTTTTAATTAAACAGGCCCAGTTATTAGTTGTTACCAACCGCGCCGCCGAAGCATTTGCTGCTTTGGATAAGGCTGCCATGCTGGAGGCTTCTGATGCAGATATTTATATCATCCGTGGCAACCTGTATGAAAGTATGGAACGCTATGATGAGGCGCTTGAAAACTATGAAAAGGCCCTTGGTCTTGCCGAGGAGACTGACGAAATATTGCTGCATATAGCCTACGTTCACCAAAATATGGGCGATTATAACACAGCAATTGACTACCTGAAATTGTGCCTGAAACAGAATATGGAAAACCAGGACGCTTTATACGAGCTGGCTTTTTGTTACGATGTGATGGACAATCAGCAGGAGAGCGTGCAGTTTTATCAGCAATATATTGATAACGAACCCTACAGCTATGCCGCATGGTATAACTTAGGCAACGCCTATACTAAACTTAGCCTGTTTGAGAAAGCTATTGATGCTTATGATTACGCCATATTAATAAAGGATAATTTCGCATCAGCTTACTTTAATAAAGGCAACGCGCTGGTTAACCTGGAAAAATATGCTGAGGCTATTGAGGTTTACCGCCATACTTTTGAGTATGAGCAGCCTAATGCCGATACCTATTGCGCCATTGGCGAATGCTATGAAAAGCTGGAGCAAATGGATGATGCAAGGGCTTTCTACAAAAAATCGGTTAAAATGGATTCCAAGCTGGCTGATGCCTGGTTTGGGATTGGTGTAACCCTTGATTTTGAGGAGCGCTATTTTGAGGCCCTGCACTTTTACAAAAAAGCGCTCGACCTTGATATTGCCAATGCCGATTACTGGTTTGCCATAGCCGATGCCGAATACAAGCTTGGCCACATAACCGAAGCCGAGCAGGCATACGAAAAGGTGGTTGAACTTAACCCCATTGATGTGGATGCATGGCTGGATTACTCATCTATATTATATGAGCAAACCCGCTTGGTTGATGCCATTGAGGTAATGTCGCAGGCTATAAAAAACAACCCGGAGGCAGCAGAGCTTTACTACCGCATGGTAGCTTATTTGTTTGCCAAAGGTGATTATAATGAAGCCTTGAACAACCTGGAACTGGCCTTATCGTCAGATCCGGATAAACATTATATTTTGTTTGATTATTTGCCCCAGCTGCAAAAAAACAAGGTGATAGTGGATATTATTAACAGGTACACTAAATAA
- a CDS encoding phosphosulfolactate synthase, with product MNYHINDLPERTTKPRNSGITMVMDKGLSLRQAEDFIEVAGMHTDIVKLGWATSFVTPNLQQKLDLYREAGLPVYFGGTLFEAFLVRGQFDDYRRILEKYKMEHVEVSDGSITIEHDEKCEYIRQLSKDHTVISEVGSKDVQKIFAPYKWIKLMQAEIEAGSWKVIAEARESGNVGIYRDSGEVRQGLVDEILTQIPEETIIWEAPQKAQQVWFIKLIGANVSLGNIAPADVIPLETLRLGIRSDTFDHFLGL from the coding sequence ATGAATTACCATATCAATGATCTTCCTGAACGTACAACAAAGCCCCGCAACAGCGGCATAACCATGGTAATGGATAAAGGACTGAGTTTACGGCAGGCCGAAGATTTTATTGAGGTTGCAGGCATGCACACCGATATTGTTAAACTGGGATGGGCTACCTCATTTGTAACGCCCAATCTGCAGCAGAAATTAGACCTGTACCGCGAAGCGGGCTTACCGGTATATTTTGGCGGAACCTTATTTGAGGCCTTTTTAGTTAGAGGGCAATTTGATGATTACCGCCGCATACTCGAGAAATATAAAATGGAGCATGTGGAAGTATCAGACGGTTCTATAACTATTGAGCATGATGAGAAGTGTGAGTATATCCGTCAATTAAGCAAGGATCATACAGTAATATCTGAAGTTGGCTCAAAGGACGTACAAAAGATATTTGCCCCATACAAATGGATAAAACTGATGCAGGCCGAAATTGAAGCCGGATCGTGGAAAGTAATAGCCGAGGCACGCGAAAGCGGCAACGTAGGTATCTACCGTGATTCAGGAGAAGTTAGGCAGGGTTTGGTTGATGAAATACTCACCCAGATACCCGAAGAAACCATTATATGGGAAGCCCCACAAAAAGCACAACAAGTTTGGTTTATTAAACTGATAGGCGCTAATGTAAGCTTAGGCAACATTGCTCCTGCTGATGTAATACCGTTGGAAACATTGCGACTGGGAATTAGAAGCGATACGTTTGATCATTTTTTGGGATTGTAA
- a CDS encoding shikimate dehydrogenase family protein, whose amino-acid sequence MKKYGLIGFPLTHSFSKKYFTDKFEKEKITGAEYEVYPLEHIKYLQDLLDVHPDICGLNVTIPHKISVLKYLDWIEPDARHVGAVNCIRVTAESPVLAAFLGEVGINGHDFRLEGFNTDVYGFEHSLRPLLRDPNDEALVLGDGGAAKAVKCVLENLGIDYKVVTRQPHPGNILFKDLKPHHIKNHRIIINTTPLGTSPNVDECPPIPYEDITEHHLLYDLIYNPEKTLFLKKGEEKGATIKNGYEMLILQAEKSWEIWNSKELTP is encoded by the coding sequence ATGAAAAAATACGGGCTTATAGGTTTTCCGCTTACACATTCTTTCTCAAAGAAATACTTTACAGATAAATTCGAAAAAGAAAAAATAACCGGCGCGGAATACGAGGTTTATCCGCTTGAACATATAAAATATCTGCAGGATCTGCTGGATGTTCATCCTGATATTTGCGGATTGAACGTCACCATCCCTCACAAAATAAGCGTTCTAAAATATCTGGATTGGATTGAGCCTGATGCAAGGCATGTTGGCGCCGTAAACTGTATCCGTGTAACTGCAGAGAGCCCGGTACTGGCTGCTTTTTTGGGTGAGGTTGGTATAAACGGACACGATTTCAGGCTGGAAGGTTTTAATACCGATGTGTATGGTTTTGAACACTCGTTGCGTCCGCTGCTTAGAGATCCTAATGATGAAGCCCTTGTTTTAGGCGATGGCGGTGCCGCAAAAGCTGTAAAATGCGTATTAGAAAACCTGGGTATTGATTATAAGGTAGTGACCCGCCAACCACATCCGGGCAATATTTTGTTTAAGGATCTGAAACCGCATCATATAAAAAATCACCGGATCATCATCAATACCACCCCATTAGGCACATCGCCAAACGTGGATGAATGCCCACCGATACCGTATGAAGATATTACCGAGCATCATTTATTGTATGATCTGATCTATAATCCCGAAAAAACACTATTTTTAAAGAAAGGTGAAGAAAAAGGCGCAACAATTAAAAATGGTTATGAAATGCTGATACTACAGGCAGAAAAATCGTGGGAGATATGGAATTCAAAGGAATTGACTCCATGA